Proteins from a genomic interval of Nasonia vitripennis strain AsymCx chromosome 3, Nvit_psr_1.1, whole genome shotgun sequence:
- the LOC107980872 gene encoding facilitated trehalose transporter Tret1-like: MVYSVSQTVKSATSQRSYTQWIATAGVLLLMLQTGIMAGWTSPNIARLTSENSTLPLTLNEASWVASCLNLGRFVGALLVPVLIEYVGSKKTIIFVFSPVSVSWVFMMVGNSVEWFYAARFLGGISFGMAYGCFSLFLGEVSSPTIRGTLISMAMIGAPLGTVIGTICESYLPMSVSSAYLAQCLVGIILFMWLPDSAYYLVKRKDVTGARKSIAWYRGEQELDKELDAVQGFVEANAGKTVADNLREFKSAPIRKAMILVIILFIFPQMCGLFNILFYMEIILTKGKSFLVNPQEFVIYANVVSVVSTTLAIQLIDKLGRRFLLMVSSIGTTTAMIGLGTHFYLLSTDVDPGKLQWLPIASILLFTFTFTIGFMTVPSTVLSEIFPSSVKSAAASISSFTSAFFGFVAAKAYQPMVDGIGEAYVFWIHAGFSALAVPTALFLLPETKGKTFQEIQDILHRK, from the exons ATGGTCTACTCGGTCAGCCAGACGGTCAAGTCGGCGACGAGCCAGAGATCCTACACGCAATGGATCGCGACGGCTGGAG tgttgctgctgatgctgcagACTGGCATAATGGCCGGCTGGACGTCGCCCAACATAGCCCGACTGACGTCCGAGAACTCGACCCTTCCGCTGACGCTGAACGAGGCTTCCTGGGTGGCCTCGTGTCTGAATCTCGGCAGATTCGTGGGCGCTTTGCTCGTCCCGGTCCTCATCGAGTACGTCGGCAGTAAGAAGACCATCATCTTCGTCTTCTCCCCCGTCAGCGTCTCCTGGGTCTTCATGATGGTCGGCAATTCGGTGGAGTGGTTCTACGCGGCTCGCTTCCTGGGCGGTATCAGTTTCGGCATGGCCTACGGCTGTTTCTCTCTGTTCCTGGGCGAAGTCTCCTCGCCGACCATCCGCGGAACCCTGATTTCCATGGCGATGATAGGAGCACCGCTGGGAACCGTGATCGGTACCATCTGCGAGTCCTATCTGCCGATGAGCGTCTCCAGCGCCTATCTGGCCCAGTGTCTGGTGGGGATAATCCTGTTCATGTGGCTACCGGACTCGGCTTACTACCTGGTGAAGAGGAAGGACGTGACCGGTGCGCGCAAGTCCATCGCCTGGTACCGAGGCGAGCAGGAGCTGGACAAGGAGCTGGACGCGGTGCAGGGATTCGTGGAGGCCAACGCGGGCAAGACCGTGGCGGACAACCTCCGAGAGTTCAAGTCGGCGCCGATCAGGAAAGCCATGATCCTCGTCATAATCCTCTTCATCTTCCCGCAGATGTGCGGCCTGTTCAACATCCTCTTCTACATGGAGATCATCCTGACGAAGGGCAAGTCCTTCCTGGTGAACCCCCAGGAGTTCGTCATCTACGCCAACGTCGTCTCGGTCGTGTCCACGACCCTGGCCATCCAGTTGATCGACAAGCTGGGCAGGAGATTCCTGCTGATGGTCTCGAGCATCGGCACCACCACGGCCATGATCGGTCTGGGCACCCACTTCTATCTGCTGAGCACCGACGTGGACCCGGGGAAGCTCCAGTGGCTGCCGATCGCGTCGATCCTCCTGTTCACCTTCACCTTCACCATTGGCTTCATGACGGTGCCCAGCACGGTGCTCAGCGAGATCTTCCCGTCGAGCGTGAAGAGCGCCGCGGCCAGCATCTCCAGCTTCACCTCGGCCTTCTTCGGCTTCGTCGCGGCCAAGGCTTACCAGCCGATGGTCGACGGCATCGGCGAGGCCTACGTCTTCTGGATCCACGCGGGCTTCTCCGCTCTGGCCGTGCCCACGGCCCTGTTCCTCCTGCCGGAGACCAAGGGTAAAACCTTCCAGGAGATCCAGGACATCCTGCACCGAAAGTAA
- the LOC100114116 gene encoding GTP-binding nuclear protein Ran — MSQEADVPTFKCVLVGDGGTGKTTFVKRHLTGEFEKKYVATLGVEVHPLIFHTNRGPIRFNVWDTAGQEKFGGLRDGYYIQGQCAIVMFDVTSRVTYKNVPNWHRDLVRVCENIPIVLCGNKVDIKDRKVKAKSIVFHRKKNLQYYDISAKSNYNFEKPFLWLARKLIGDPNLEFVAMPALLPPEVTMDPQWQQQIEKDLKEAQETALPEDDEDL, encoded by the exons ATGTCACAAGAGGCCGACGTTCCCACCTTCAAGTGCGTGCTGGTCGGCGACGGAGGTACCGGAAAGACGACCTTCGTCAAGCGACACTTGACGGGCGAGTTCGAGAAGAAGTACGTAGCCACTCTGGGAGTGGAGGTGCATCCGCTCATCTTCCACACGAACCGAGGGCCCATCAGGTTCAACGTCTGGGATACTGCTGGTCAGGAGAAATTCGGTGGGCTCCGTGATGGTTACTACATTCAGGGCCAGTGTGCCATCGTCATGTTCGATGTTACGTCTAGGGTGACGTACAAAAATGTTCCTAACTGGCACAGGGATTTGGTCAGGGTCTGCGAAAACATACCCATCGTCCTCTGCGGCAACAAAGTCGACATCAAGGACAGGAAAGTCAAGGCAAAGAGCATCGTCTTCCACAGGAAGAAGAATCTCCAG TATTACGACATCAGTGCCAAGAGTAACTACAACTTTGAGAAGCCTTTCCTCTGGCTTGCGCGCAAGCTCATCGGTGATCCCAATCTGGAGTTTGTTGCCATGCCGGCTCTTCTTCCACCAGAAGTCACAATGGACCCGCAATGGCAGCAACAAATCGAAAAGGATCTCAAAGAGGCTCAGGAGACGGCACTTCCCGAAGACGATGAAGACCTTTAG